TTGGTAATTGGATAGTTAAAGGACAGGTCGAAAATACAGGGTCTAGCGAGCTTCGCTATGCTACAATTGAAGTTAATTTTTACAAAAATGGAAATTTATTGTATACAAACCCTGTTAATTTAAACAGCATTGCTCCTGGCGAGACTAAAGACTTCGAAGTTATATATAAAGGTTCTGATAGCTCACCAGACTCATATAGCGTTGTTTTAGGGCCATACTTATAACTATTTTAATCATTTTTTGTTTCAAATTAGACAAAAGAATTTAAATCATTTGATTTATAATTTAAAGGGTAATTTAAGCATCCATTATTCCATAAGGTTATTTTAATTTTTTAATAGTATAAATCTCAAATAATTTTTAGTTTTATTCAGAATAATCCCCTATTTTAATTTTTCTCCATTTAATTAATTTCTTTTTGCCTTCATCGATAGAATTAGGACTATTAGCCTATTAGCTTTGTTAAACTGCAATATATTTATATTAGCAACAACAAATCATAATTTACCTAAAATAGGAGGTTGTTTAATGGATAAAATAGCGGTAGCTATAATAATAACTGTAATACTTATTGCAGGAGTTTCGGCTGGTTATTATAATTATTATGGCCAAGACCAGACAAATCAAACCCAGTTAAAAGACCAAAACCAAACACAATTACAGAACCAGACACAATATAGAAACCAAACCCAAAATTGTACCAATAACTGCAGCCAAATACAGAACCAGACCAGATATAGAAACCAAACCGGTGACTCGATTCAAGATAAAGATCAAAACAGGACCAGAGTCAGAACCGATGGTTAAACTCAACTATTTATATTTTTTTTATCATTTTTTGAAAACATCCCCCAAAATTAATTTTACCGTCTTTTTAGATATTTTTCATAGTTTAAATTTTAAAAATTATTATATAACTTATATACCTTTTTAAATTGCTTTTTATAGTAGTATTATGAATATTTAGAAGTTACTAAAGGACTTTTTGATTATTTTTAGTTTCTATTTCATGTTTTTAAAGTAATTTTGTTTCTATATTTAGAACAAAATACTAAAAAAAATTAATATATATTAGAATCCATTAATAATAAAATTTAACAATTTTTTTTTGAATTACATAATTAATAATTATTATTATATATATTTAATACCATATTAATATTAATAGCATAAAATTTAATACATTAAGGCTTATTTTCATTCAAATATATATATTTTTTCTATTAATTCAAATCGAAAAGTATTAAAGTGTGAATATCCTATTTGGAATAAAACATACGGAAATAAAATAAGTAATACATAAATAGGGCGGATTTGTATGAAAAAAGAATTTAAAAAAATATTGGATCATCCAATAGATAGGAGAACATTCCTAAAAGCTGTCGGTGCAGGTACAGTTGCAACACTGTTTGGCGGACAGGCAACAATGGAAGAAGTCTTTGCGGCTTCTCCAAAGGTTGGAATACTCCAACTTGGAACTTGCGCAGGATGCCAGGTTTCTCTGACAGAATTTGGGATGGATATGAGGTACATTAGCTCCTCAAACCCAACTGTTGCTGACATACTGCCAACAATAGACATAAAGTATGCACCACTTCTTGTAGATGTGCTGGCTGAATCATTTGAACAAATAAGTTCCCTAGATATTTGTATAATCGAGGGTATTGCAGGTCCAACAGTTGAATCTTCAGAACTTCTGGATCATGCAAGGTCAATTTCAAGTAAGGTAGTTGCTCTAGGAGATTGCGCATCATTTGGTGGAGTGCCTGGTTTAAACAGAAGTAAAGGTTTATTGAATCTCTATCCCGTAAATGAAGTAATTTCTGTAGATGCCTACATCAGAGGATGTCCACCACAACCAGAACAAATCTGGTACATGGTAACTGGCGGTGCTATTGGTGAAGCAATAAAACCAGGAAAAGTATGTGATTCATGTATTTATGATCCTGAAGGCCCTCAGGCAAATGAACTTGGTCGATCAGGATGTAAAAAACACCTTGGATGTCAGGGTCACGATACTCCATGGCAATGCGGAGCTACAAGAAGTACTGATGGAAAAGCACCCTGTACGCTGGTTGATGATATTTGCATAGGCTGTTACAGAGACAAGTACCCCGAAACACCATATTATGAAAAAGGCCAGGTAAGGATGAGAAATAGATTCGGAACTGGAAATGAAACCCAGAATACAACAGCAACAAACTCAACGGTAAATGCAACAGCAAATAAAACAGGGCTGATGGGTAAATAGGTGATCTAAATGGCAGTTGAAATAAAACCGGTAACTAGAATTGAAGGCGATGGAAAACTTGAATTAGAAACATACCTAGTTGATGGGAAATTAAAAGTAAAGAACCTTCTAACACCCTCTGATGGAACTTTGAATTTACCAACAGATAATGGTGCAAGATATCCTAAGTTTTGTGTCACAGAATTTAGAGGATTTGAGAAATTTGCAGTTGGGGAACAGCCAGAAACTGTTACAAAGCTAGTTCCAAGGATATGTGGTGTTTGCCCAGTACCGCATAACATGGCAAGTACATGCGCAGTTGAGGCAGCCTACGGCACAAACATAGTTAACAATGCAAAAGCAGTTAGAAGACTCATGCTCGCAGTACACACAGTTCACAGTCATCTTCTGCACTTTTTCGTACTTGCTGGGAAGGACATGTTGCCTCATAGCATAATAGACCAGGAACTCCCAAACATAATCAGTGCCCACAACAAGGCACAGGCTTGTGTAGCGGTATTTGGAGGAAAACCTGTTCATCCTGCATCATGTATCCCTGGAGGACAAACTAAAGTCCCAAATGCAACAGAAATTGGACAGATCAAAGCAAGAATGCAAGAAATACAAAGTTATGCTGTATCCCTTTTAGGTACTTTAAAAGGAGCTCTATTGGCCCTACCAAACGACTTTGGTATAAGACCCTGCAACTATATGAGTTCGGGTGTTCCTTTCTACAGCGGTGTTTCAGGATCATTTTCATACTTTGGAACATCTGGAGGGGTTGTAATAAGGGACTCATCAAATCCAACAGACTTCAATTCAGCCACTATAGCTCCATTTAACCCCGAAAATGTGAAAGAAGAAGTTATAACTCCTTATGGAAGTGTTATAAGCCTTCCAACAAACTACAGTTACACCAAAAGACCATATTATGCCTATAATGGTGTAAACTATGTCTGTGAAGTAGGGCCTCTTGCAAGACTTGGAGTAGCATACAAGGCTGGAGACAGTGTTGTTAAATCAACAGTAGACAGCATTGCATCTGATTGGGGTGTTGCTGCAAATGATATATTATCTCCTTCAACAAGAAACAGGCACATAACCCGACTTATAGAAACAGTGATAATGATCGAAATGATTCTAAATGGCGGCTGGTCAAACATAGCTCATGTGGACAGTTACTCACCTCCAAACGAGAAATCAGGATATGGTGTTGGCGTGATTGAAGCACCTCGTGGAACACTGATACACAGAATAAGAGTAGGATCTGATTTAAAAACTGCATCCTACGACTGTATGGTACCAACTACAGCAAACACAGGAGCTTTTGAAGAAGCTGTAGCAGATGATTTAGTGGAGATAAGACCCGAAACAATATCATTGTTAGGACGTGACCCCACTGAAGATGAAAAACTACTTTTAGGTGATGCAAGCCGAACAATAAGAGGATTTGATCCATGTTGTTCATGCTCTTCACATATGATAGAAATTAAAAACCCAGATGGCACCATAGATGGCACAAAATAGTGCCATCTCTAAATTATTTTCAGTGGGAAAAATGATCTGTGTTGTTGGATTCGGAAACTTGCTACTTGGAGATGATGGAGTAGGAATCAGAATAATTCAGAGGCTAAAAATGATGGATCTCCCAAGTCAAGTAGATATAATAGATGCCGGAGTATATGGGGCGACTTTGTTTAGTTTAGTTGAAAAATACAATAAAATCATTGTTGTTGATGCTTTTAGATCCAATTGTGATATTGAAAACATCCTTTTCATGAAAGCATCTCAAATAATAAAAGAAAAAGAGAAGTATTATTTCTCAGGGCATGATTTAAGCCTGTTTGATATATTTTCAATGATGAAATCAGTCCATTCAGAAAAGATCCTGAATAATGTATGCATTCTTGGTATCAGGATTCATAAAATTGAAGAATCATTAGAACTCTCAGATGATGTAACAAAAAGTGCAGAAAGAGCTGTAAACATGATAAAAGACAATTTTCTAAGGGGTGATGAATCATGGATGAATCATTAATTTCACATTTTGAAGAACTAAGAAGTAGATTGATAAGGATAGTTATAGTAGTTCTTGGATTATCCTGTGTAACATTTCCCTTTGCTAATCAACTTCTTATTAGAATTCAGAAGGATTTACTTCCCGAAGGAGTTCGTTTAATCGTGACAAGCCCATTAGAAGCAGTATGGGCGCAAATAGAAGTATCTTTACTTGTTGCATTTGTAATTGCTCTACCATACATTATATATGAAGTCATGAAATTTTTAAAACCTGCCCTCAAAGGTTCTGAGAAATCTTTTTTAATAAAAACTATACCTCCTGCATTAATACTTTTTGGAATTGGAGCCATATTTACCTACAAAACAGTGCTTGTAACAACATTAGGTTTCCTTATTGGTTATGCAACCTCTGCAGAAGTTACACCACTATTAACTTTAGGAGATTTTATTTCATTTGCTCTTCTTATGATACTGACATTCGGGCTCCTATTTGAATTACCACTAATTTGCTGTGCCCTTGCATCTCTTGAGTTAATTGATTCTAATACACTTACAGGTAACAGAAAAGAAGCTTATGTAGGTATTTTAGTAATTGCAGGGATTTTAACACCTGATCCAACACCATTCACCCAACTTATCGTCACATTCCCTATGATCCTCTTATTTGAGGTGAGTGTTCTTTTGACAAAATACATCCATAGAGATAAAAAAACGGAGGTCGCAAATGCATCGATTGGTTAAGGAGGTGAAAGAATGATTGGTGGACTGGGAATGCCAGAACTTCTGATAATTCTCTTTGTGGTACTTCTACTTTTCGGTTCAAAGAAGCTCCCTGAACTTGCCAAAGGAATGGGCAAAGCTATGGGAGAATTCAAAAGAACTCAGCGTGAAACAGAATTTAAAATAAAAGAAGAGCCAACACAAGTAAAAGAAACAGATATAACAGCAGATAAAAAAGAAGAAGAAATTAAATTAGAGACTGAATCTAAAGAAGAAACGCTGCAAACAACTGAAAAATCAGGAATTAAAGCGAAATAGTAAAATTTTAGTCTGACTTAATTTCTTCTTTTAAATATTTTTTGTTAAAATGGAGGTGAAAAGATGAAAAAGGAATATTTAATCTTAATCGCTGTTTTTGTAGCTGTCATTGCATTGTTTACATCAGTATATGGACTTTCCAGATCACCAAATGTCTCTGCAAGCCCAATAACATCATGGAGTTCGCAAATGCAGTATCCTCAAATAGATGCCACTTCATTTGTAGACCCTTCTGCCAGAGTAATTGGAGATGTGACTATTGGAAGTAATGTTTATATAGGACCTAGTGCATCAGTCCGTGGTGATGAGGGATCACCTATTTTCATAGGCGATGGATCCAATATCCAGGATGGAGTGGTAGTACACGGTCTTAAAGACCCCCGAGTTGTTGTTGGGGATAAAAATTATTCAGTTTACGTTGGAAGAGAAGTTTCAATGGCACATGGAAGTGTGATTCACGGTCCTGTCTTTATAGGTGATAAAAGCTTTATTGGCTTTGGTGCGGTGATATTTAAAGCAAACATAGGTAAAAACTGTGTTATACTTCACAATGCAGTGGTAACAGACAATGTAAATATACCTGATGGTAAGCTTGTCCCTGCAGGTGCAGTAATAGATACTCAGGCAAAGGCAGACGCACTAACCGAAGTTACAGAGGACCTAAAAGAACTACCTCACGAAGTTGTAACAGTCAATAAAGAATTGGCAAAGACATACAAAAGCTAAGGGGAATAATATCTCATTTTTATATTTCCCCACTAATTTTAAGAATAAATGAGTCAATATCCCCTTAGTTTTTTATTTTTTTTATTACTGAGATTTTTTTGCATGTTGATCTTAATTTAATCCAACTTTTAAGAAGTGAATAAGCTTCATGAATCATGAAATTGATGAAAGAAGCTCTACACAATCCCAAAATATCTGTCTCCAAAGAAGGATTTTAAAAAGATTAAAGAAGTAGATCAAATAATTAGCAAATATTATTAAATAAGATTTTATTCATAAAAGACATTTCAATAGCTATAAATACTTGTATTTGCTTAACCATGAATCATACTTTAAAACATGTGATTCCTGAATCTGAACTTTAAAAGAACAAACAACTAACAAAAAATGAATCTAAAAAGTTATTATATAATATTACTAAATTTAATGTTATTACTTAAATTATTAGATATATATTGAATAATTAATAATATTACTAGACCTTAATGATATCCTAATCACAAATAAAGAATATTTAGCATTTTTATTTAATATTATACGTTTCATTATTAAAAAAAACAATTTATATGTTTTTTCAGGAAAAATACTAGTCACGGCTTGATTTAGGTTTTGTTATTATGCAGTACCAAAAAAAGAAAAAAACTCAAAATAAAAATGAATCTGAAGAAATATATAAATTTCCTATTGGTAAATCTAAAGTTCCAATTAACATCTTCTCTGAGGATATGAAGATTTTAGATGTAAATAAAGGGCTAATTCAAATCTCAGGATATTCTAAGAAAGAGCTCACATCGATGAAATTGAAAGATATATACCCCGAATCGGCTGAAATTTTGATTGAAGGAATTAAAAAGAAGGTTGATAATAAAGAATTTCCTATTTTTAAAGTTAACTTGCATAATAAGAAGGGGAAGATTATACCTGTTGAAATAGTTGTCACTGAACATAAAAACTTATATGGTCCCGGAACTGTCTTTCAAGGTACTGTAAGAGATAGTAATGCATTTATGCATATGAATAACAATTTAGCGGATATTGAGAAGAGTTTTAGAACGTTAGCCGAGGCTACGTTTAATATAATAATGATT
The Methanobacterium sp. genome window above contains:
- a CDS encoding FxLYD domain-containing protein → MRSATLLCSIGLVSLVVISILGITHLNTNSTLSNDQNDVRTALQNGNPSSGNLKILNHQMTKSIFGNWIVKGQVENTGSSELRYATIEVNFYKNGNLLYTNPVNLNSIAPGETKDFEVIYKGSDSSPDSYSVVLGPYL
- a CDS encoding twin-arginine translocation signal domain-containing protein, with the protein product MKKEFKKILDHPIDRRTFLKAVGAGTVATLFGGQATMEEVFAASPKVGILQLGTCAGCQVSLTEFGMDMRYISSSNPTVADILPTIDIKYAPLLVDVLAESFEQISSLDICIIEGIAGPTVESSELLDHARSISSKVVALGDCASFGGVPGLNRSKGLLNLYPVNEVISVDAYIRGCPPQPEQIWYMVTGGAIGEAIKPGKVCDSCIYDPEGPQANELGRSGCKKHLGCQGHDTPWQCGATRSTDGKAPCTLVDDICIGCYRDKYPETPYYEKGQVRMRNRFGTGNETQNTTATNSTVNATANKTGLMGK
- a CDS encoding nickel-dependent hydrogenase large subunit, encoding MAVEIKPVTRIEGDGKLELETYLVDGKLKVKNLLTPSDGTLNLPTDNGARYPKFCVTEFRGFEKFAVGEQPETVTKLVPRICGVCPVPHNMASTCAVEAAYGTNIVNNAKAVRRLMLAVHTVHSHLLHFFVLAGKDMLPHSIIDQELPNIISAHNKAQACVAVFGGKPVHPASCIPGGQTKVPNATEIGQIKARMQEIQSYAVSLLGTLKGALLALPNDFGIRPCNYMSSGVPFYSGVSGSFSYFGTSGGVVIRDSSNPTDFNSATIAPFNPENVKEEVITPYGSVISLPTNYSYTKRPYYAYNGVNYVCEVGPLARLGVAYKAGDSVVKSTVDSIASDWGVAANDILSPSTRNRHITRLIETVIMIEMILNGGWSNIAHVDSYSPPNEKSGYGVGVIEAPRGTLIHRIRVGSDLKTASYDCMVPTTANTGAFEEAVADDLVEIRPETISLLGRDPTEDEKLLLGDASRTIRGFDPCCSCSSHMIEIKNPDGTIDGTK
- a CDS encoding hydrogenase maturation protease, translated to MAQNSAISKLFSVGKMICVVGFGNLLLGDDGVGIRIIQRLKMMDLPSQVDIIDAGVYGATLFSLVEKYNKIIVVDAFRSNCDIENILFMKASQIIKEKEKYYFSGHDLSLFDIFSMMKSVHSEKILNNVCILGIRIHKIEESLELSDDVTKSAERAVNMIKDNFLRGDESWMNH
- the tatC gene encoding twin-arginine translocase subunit TatC yields the protein MDESLISHFEELRSRLIRIVIVVLGLSCVTFPFANQLLIRIQKDLLPEGVRLIVTSPLEAVWAQIEVSLLVAFVIALPYIIYEVMKFLKPALKGSEKSFLIKTIPPALILFGIGAIFTYKTVLVTTLGFLIGYATSAEVTPLLTLGDFISFALLMILTFGLLFELPLICCALASLELIDSNTLTGNRKEAYVGILVIAGILTPDPTPFTQLIVTFPMILLFEVSVLLTKYIHRDKKTEVANASIG
- the tatA gene encoding twin-arginine translocase TatA/TatE family subunit, with the translated sequence MIGGLGMPELLIILFVVLLLFGSKKLPELAKGMGKAMGEFKRTQRETEFKIKEEPTQVKETDITADKKEEEIKLETESKEETLQTTEKSGIKAK
- a CDS encoding DapH/DapD/GlmU-related protein, which translates into the protein MKKEYLILIAVFVAVIALFTSVYGLSRSPNVSASPITSWSSQMQYPQIDATSFVDPSARVIGDVTIGSNVYIGPSASVRGDEGSPIFIGDGSNIQDGVVVHGLKDPRVVVGDKNYSVYVGREVSMAHGSVIHGPVFIGDKSFIGFGAVIFKANIGKNCVILHNAVVTDNVNIPDGKLVPAGAVIDTQAKADALTEVTEDLKELPHEVVTVNKELAKTYKS